The following proteins are encoded in a genomic region of bacterium:
- a CDS encoding pyridoxamine 5'-phosphate oxidase family protein yields MKKLYDEPLYTEKQNEKIADETIQNEIKKILLSQSFAVLSTQGNGQPFSSLITYVCSEDFKKIIFATPLATRKFDLISKCGNVSIMVDTRSSNPESINEINAITIIGNAKIAEDNQDKLLYATMLIKSHPYLETFVKSSSTAIIAVDIEKYFYVRKFQEVIEWNPN; encoded by the coding sequence ATGAAAAAACTTTATGATGAACCGCTATACACAGAAAAACAAAACGAAAAAATTGCAGATGAAACTATACAAAACGAAATTAAAAAGATTCTTTTAAGTCAATCATTTGCGGTTTTATCAACTCAAGGAAACGGTCAGCCTTTTTCTTCTCTTATAACTTATGTTTGCAGTGAAGACTTCAAGAAAATCATATTTGCTACTCCTTTAGCTACAAGGAAGTTTGATTTAATTTCAAAATGTGGCAATGTTTCAATTATGGTTGACACAAGGTCATCAAATCCAGAAAGCATAAATGAAATAAATGCTATAACCATAATTGGAAATGCTAAAATAGCAGAAGATAATCAGGACAAATTATTATATGCCACTATGCTTATTAAATCTCATCCTTACCTTGAAACATTTGTAAAATCTTCTTCAACAGCCATTATAGCGGTTGATATTGAAAAATATTTCTACGTAAGAAAATTTCAAGAAGTCATTGAATGGAATCCTAATTAA
- a CDS encoding heme-binding protein — translation MKNILKLFLSALFLLVFIGASPIMAKYETPEYQVIKSYKNIEIRKYPSYLVAEVTTTGERDKAANEAFMILFDYISGKNIPNEKIPMTVPVTQSGEKISMTIPVQQIKENNNWKLSFVVPSKYTLENVPKPKDERIKIYKQEESRRAVIRFSGLSSESNLSKNKQKLDNFIKENGFKIKSEPIYAFYDAPFTLPFLRRNEIMYIID, via the coding sequence ATGAAAAACATTTTAAAGTTATTTTTATCAGCTTTATTTTTATTAGTTTTTATTGGAGCATCACCAATTATGGCAAAATATGAAACACCTGAATATCAAGTTATAAAGTCTTACAAGAATATCGAAATCAGAAAATATCCTTCATATCTTGTTGCAGAAGTTACAACGACAGGAGAGAGAGATAAAGCTGCAAATGAAGCGTTTATGATTCTTTTTGATTATATAAGTGGGAAAAATATTCCTAATGAAAAAATTCCAATGACCGTTCCTGTGACCCAAAGCGGTGAAAAAATCTCTATGACAATCCCTGTTCAACAAATAAAAGAAAACAACAACTGGAAATTGTCATTTGTAGTTCCTTCTAAATATACTCTGGAAAATGTTCCAAAGCCCAAAGATGAAAGAATCAAAATTTATAAGCAGGAAGAATCCAGAAGAGCAGTAATAAGATTTTCAGGATTATCCTCTGAATCAAATTTAAGTAAAAATAAGCAAAAACTTGATAATTTTATAAAAGAAAACGGATTTAAAATAAAAAGTGAACCCATTTATGCTTTTTACGATGCCCCTTTTACACTTCCATTTTTAAGAAGAAATGAAATTATGTACATAATTGATTAG